The genomic region ACGTCCAGTTTTCGTTTCAAGAAAGCGTCGAACCCGTCTATCGCGAACTCGTCGGTTTGCTGCTGGCGTCGAATCCATCTCAAGACGACCTCAAACAAGCCCGCGACACGATCGAAGCATTGCAACTGGCAGAACTCGACAACTTCTTCCGCGAGGCTTGTCTGGATACGGAATCGGTGGAGATCGATCGCATCGACCCGACGGCTGCGGCCATTTATCCGATTATCTTACGCGATCGCCTCGAAGTCATTCTCTCGATTCCCGGCGAACCCCTCGCCCACTACGCCACCCCCTTGACCGGGGAACAGGTCGAAACCACCCTCGACGAATTACTCGAAACCCTCAATCCCTTTTTCGACGATCGCGATCGCCTGCGCCTCTCCCAACAAGTCTACGACTGGTTGATTCGTCCGGCCCGCGATCGACTCGACGCCGCCAACATCAAAACCCTGGTCTTCGTTCTCGACGGCGCCTTTCGGAATTTACCGATGTCGGTACTTTACGACGGCGAGCAGTATTTAGTTGAAACATACGCGATCGCCGTCACTCCCGGGTTTCAACTGTTCGCCCCGCGCGCAATTTCGGCGGTAGATCTCAAAGCGTTAACTGGGGGACTGACCGAAGCCCGTCAAGGATTTGCGGCCCTGCCTGCAGTCAAACGAGAAGTTGAAGAAATCGCCTCGGAACTGCCGACCAAAATTTATCTCGATCGCGACTTTACCGCCAAAAATTTGCAAGATCGCATCCAATCTTCTAGCTTTCCAATCGTTCATTTAGCCACCCACGGACAATTTAGTTCCAATCCCGAGGAAACCTTTATTTTGACCTGGGATGGCAAAATTCAAGTCCGCGAATTTGAAGCGTTATTGCACTCGAATCGTAGCGAAGTACTCAACCCGGTGGAACTGTTAATCCTCAGCGCCTGTCAAACTGCCGCCGGGGACAAACGCGCCGCCCTCGGTCTGGCGGGGGTGGCGGTGCGATCGGGCGCGGGCAGTACCTTGGCGACGTTGTGGTCGGTTAAAGATGAATCGACGGCAGAATTGATGGCTAACTTTTACGACCGTCTCGGCGATCGCACCGTCCCTATTGGTAAAGCGGAGGCGTTACGACAAGCCCAACTTTCTCTATTAAAAGAGGAAAAATATCGGCATCCTTTTTATTGGGCGCCGTTTGTTCTCGTGGGGAATTGGTTGTAATTTTTACATTGCTCGATTGAAAGTTAATCCAAATTTCATTTAACTTCAGAGCAGAAGAATTACAATAGGAAATAAACGCCAACCCGGGGCATTTACGAAAATTTAGTGTTGAAAAGGGAAACAAGAATGAACCGTCAAACAAGATCGATATTTCTGAAAATCTCTTGCCTGACCCTCGCCGTACAAGCGCTGGGGTTACCACTGCTGACCCCGCGCGCGATCGCCGGATCCGATCCGGTCGATCCGAGGGCGAGTCTGGAAGCGGCCATGAGAGCGGGCATCACCTTCGAGCCGCCCAAACAAGGGATGCCGACAGATACCGCCGGAGGGGCCTCCCGCGATGCTGGATGCGCCCGCGAAGATATCAGCGCCACGGGCTGCGTCACTCCGTTGATGCCGGAAAATAACTACGGTTTGACGGTTTCCGAACGTCCGACGTTCTACCTCTACGTCCCCGAAACCGATGCGAAAGAGGTATTTTTTAGCTTAGTTGACGAAAATCGCAATCATCACTACCAAGCGAAGCTTCCCCTCGACCGTCAAGAAGGAATTATCGGGATTACTCTCCCCGAAAATGCTCCAGCTTTAGCCGTCGATAAGACTTATCAATGGACCGTAATTTTGATTGGCGATCGCGGTTTGCGACCGGACAGCCCGGGGGTTCAAGGCACGGTGCGCCGGGTCGAACTCGATGCAACTCTAGCCCGTCAAATTGAAGACGCATCCCTGGCGGAACGAGCGGCTTTATATGGTGAAAATGGGATTTGGTTTGAAGCGCTTTCGAGCTTAGCCACCCTCGAAAGGAATGGAGAATCGAGCGCGATCGCCTCGACTTCCGAACTCGAAAATCCCAATAATATCTGGCAAGAATTCCTTTCTTCTGTCGGTTTACAAGCGATCGCCGCCAAGCCGATTTTAAATTAGATCGGCGTCGCTTATGTTTTCGATTTCAACTTCGATCGCCCGTCCTCATCGGCACCTTCGAGGAAACGAACTCGTTTCCAGGCGATCGAAGCTTTTTGCGTCTCCAACAAGTGAACTACCGCTATTGAATCGGAGATTACAATAGCGGCTTCCTACCCAACAGATTGCCCAATCGTAGATTTCTTGCGTCCTCTACGCTTCGGTCTTACACCTGGACAGTAGGCTTGGCCCCGCGTCCCGCAGGTCAAGAGTCGTAGTCCCTCTTCTGGCGAGGTTGATAGCTGCATTGAGATCGCGATCGTGACTCGTCCCACAGCTAGAACAAGTCCAATTTCTGACATCTAGTGGCAGACTATCGATTTGATTCAAGCAAACGTTGCAGGTTTTAGAAGAGGGGAAGAATCTATCGACCTCAACATAGACTTTCCCTTCCTGTTCGGCTTTGTACTTGAGCATGGTCAAAAACATTTCCCAACCGACTATCCAAGGTCTACGCCGACGGCTTTTCCCTCGGTGGATGAATCTGGATTGGGTTTTCCATCTTCAAAGAGAATAGAGGCAAAATATTGGTCGCAGCGATTTTTAGTGACCGTAACAGTTTTGAGTTTGCCTTCTATTGGTCGATGAACAACCGCTTTAACTTCCCCAATCTTCGGTAGCTTCAAGGCGGTCTCCAGCACCTTGACATTTTGGGGATACTGGATGGATTGTTTATCGTGCTTGGACTTGAATCGCGGATACCTGGCCCGTTTCTCAAAGAAGTTGTTAAAAGCGGTTCCCAGGTTAGTACAAACCTGTTGAAGACACTGCGAGTAGGTCAGCTTTAACCACTCATACTCTTGCTTGAGGCTGGGAATCTGTTTCTTGATGTCGTAACTAGATAGTCCCTTCCCAGTCTCTTTGTAGGTTTGATTCATCAAGTTCAGACCATAGTTCCACAGCCATCTGCAATGGCCGAAGGATTGCTACAGCGATTGCTTCTGCTGCTCATTTGGGTATAGTTCGATCGTGACGACTTTGAGGATTAAGGTAAATTAGATTCACCATAAACACTCTACCCTAAGTTACTGCTGCAATTCATGTCACGCTTCAAATCTCTGACTGAAGCGTGACATGAATTGCGGATTTGGCTAAATCCTGGATAGGCAATACCTTTGGTGAAAAGGGTAATCAGAAACTGGGTTGAGTCGTATCCGTTCGGTCGGTTCGTTACAATTTTTGTATCAACCCAGTTTCTCCTGTCCTTTCGGGATGCCTGTCAATGTGGCCGAAGCTCAAACCGCGAAGTTGGCAATGGCGCGGTATTTTAATTAGCGCCCCCAGTGTTGCCGCCTTAGTGATTGGCGTTCACACTGCCGGATTGTTCCAACTTCTCGAATGGATGGCTCTCGACAGTTTTTTTCGCTGGCGTCCCCTCGAAGCCCCCGACCCTCGCATTGTCGTCGTCACGATCGACGAAGCCGATATCACTTATGCCGGACAGTGGCCGATTCCGGATGCGGTCTTGGCGCAGTTGCTCGAAAATTTAAACAGTTATCGACCTCGGGCGATCGGGATGGACTTGTACCGCGATTTGCCCGTCCCTCCCGGACACGATCGCCTCGTGGAGGTACTCGAAGCGATGCCTAATTTAATTGGGGTCGAGAAAGTCGCGGGCGATCGTGTCGGACCGCCCGCTATTTTAGCCGAACAAGGCCAAGTGGGACTCGCCGATCTGGTCTTAGATGCCGATGGCAAAGTCCGGCGGGGTCTGCTTTCGGTCAAGCCGGACGACGGCGAAACGAAATTGGGTTTGGCGACGCGGGTGAGTTTGATGTATTTAGAAGCGGAAGGGATCGCTCTGGAGTTGGCCGATCCCGAAAAGATGCATTTGAAATTGGGAAAAGCGCTGTTCGTCCCCTTTGCAGAAAATGACGGCAGTTACGTGCGCGCCGATGCCGGAGGCTATCAGATTTTACTCAACTATCGCGGTCCGCAAACCAACTTCACCACGGTTTCGATGACCGACATTCTCGAAAAACGCGCCGACCCGGAGATCCTGCGCGATCGCCTCGTCTTGATCGGCGCCACCGGACAAAGTTTAAACGACCTCTTTTTTACCCCCTACACGAACAGTTTGTGGGGGGTTCCCAAGCGGATGCCCGGGGTGGTGATTCACGCCAATTTAGCCAGTCAAATTCTTGCCGGGGCTTTAGACGGACGCCCGTTTTTGCAAGTATGGAACGACCCGGCAGAATGGTTGTGGACCTTGGCGTGGTCTTTTGTCGGGGCGAGTGGCGGTTGGGGGTTTTTACAAAGCAATTGTTTTAAAAATAATTTATTTTTTCGCGGCGTCGTCCTCGGCGGGGGGATCCTCGTCGGTTGCGCGATCGCCGTCGGTAGCAGTTATTTTGCCTTTCTCCATTCCTGGTGGATTCCTACCGTTCCTCCCGTCCTCGCCTTGAGTGGGTCGGCGATCGCGATCGCGGGCTATCACAGCCGTACCCTGCAGCGTCAGAGCGATCGCCGACTCGCCAAATTTCTCGAAGCTATGCCGATTGCCGTCGCCGTCCTCGATCGCGACGGCAAGCCCTATTATGCCAATCAAACTGCCCAAGCTCTCCTCGGCAAAGGGGCGATCGGCCATGTCACGATCGAACAACTCTCCGAGTTTTATAATTACTATCGTGCCGGAACTGACACATTGTATCCCTGGAACGAATTACCGATCGTGCGAGCGCTCTACGGCGAGTCCATTGCTGCCGAGGATATCGAAATTCGTACCGACGATCGCGTCACGCCGATTTCGGCGATGGGAATGCCGATTTTTGACGAAGATAATCAAGTCGCCTACGCCTTAGTCACCTTTCAAGATATCACCGAACGGCGACAGGCCGAAGCCGAACGCGAACAGTTCACTAAAGAACTCTTCGACCTCAACCAAAACTTAGAAAAAGCCTTAGATGCCGAACTCGAATTAACCGACGCTTACGGTCGCTTCGTCCCCCACCAGTTTCTGTATTTCCTCGGTTACGAAAGCATTACCGATGTCAAATTAGGGGAAGCGGTTCAAAAGGAAATGTCGATTTTATTTACTGACATTCGTAATTTTACCACACTCTCGGAAAGTATGAATCCCGAGGATAATTTTAAATTTATTAATGCCTTTCTCTCGCGCATGGAACCCGCGATCGCCGAAAATAACGGCTTTATCGATAAATATATCGGCGATGCGATTATGGCCCTATTTAGCGGCAGTGCGGACGAGTCGGTGAGAGCCGCGATTTCCATGCTTCAACGCCTTCAAGAATATAACTTAACCCGAGGCCGACCGGGACGCCCCAAAATCCAAATTGGCATCGGTATCAACACCGGATCCCTGATGCTCGGCACCGTCGGCGGTTCCAACCGCATGGACGGAACAGTCATCGGAGATGCGGTTAATTTAGCCGCCCGCATCGAAAGTCTCACCAAAGATTACGGCGTCGCTTTGCTCATTTCCAATCAAACGTTTGTCGCCCTCGACAATCCCTCGGAATACCACGTCCGTTTGATCGATCGCGTCCGGGTCAAAGGTAAATCTCAATTAGTCACCGTCTACGAGGTGTTTGATGCCGATGCTCCGGATATAAAACAAGGAAAACTGGAAACTAAAACCATTTTTGAACAAGCTTTATTGTTATATAATTTGGGGTCTTATCTCGAAGCCGCGCACTTATTTCAAAACTGCTTAAATGTCAATCATCAAGATAATGTCGCCCGGATTTATTTAAAACGCTGTCATTGTGCGGAAAGTCAAAGTTCGGTATCGTAAGATTTTTATATCGTCTTTTTCAAGGCAGTATTAATATTTAAAATTTCAATATTTTTTGGTGAACCCAGGGATTTAGGATCGATCTCGTACCTCCTGATTTTAAAAACCACGATCGCCGATTCGGCAAACGAGAATTTATCAAAAATCGATCGAAAATTCACTAGCCATTCATCGGTTTTGTTTCAGCTCGCCCCCGGCGTCAAGCCACTGACGATTGCTGTGGAAGTCGCGATCGGAAAGGGGGTAAGTTTTTGCTATGGTATTGGGCGTCCCCCGTCCTCGATCGCCATGGATTTGCTGCTGCTGACTCCGGTTTTCTTGCTCGCATTTGCATTAGGAGCTTCAATTGGCAGTTTTATTAATGTCGTCGTCTATCGATTACCCGCCGAATTGTCCCTGCTGTGGCCCCCGTCGCGCTGTCCGCACTGCCTGCACCGCCTGGCGCCTGTGGATAATATCCCTGTTTTCGGTTGGTTGAGGTTGAAGGGACGTTGTGCGTACTGTGGGACGGCGATCGCCAAACGCTATCCCTTGGTGGAAGCGGCGACGGGCCTGTTATTTGTCGGGGTCGTGGTGGTGGCGAGTGCGAATCCGGTGCAAATGGTCGGCTATTGGGTCTTTTTCAGTTGGTTGTTGGCGTTATCGTTAATCGATTTTGACACGATGACCTTACCCAATCCCCTGACCCAATCGGGATTGATCTTAGGATTGGCATTTCAGGGAATCCTAGGGACGATCGCGGGTTCCGGAGGGGAGGCGATCGCGCAACGCTTGAGTTTTGGTATTTTCGGGGCCGTGTTGGGGATGTGGCTGTTAGAGGCGATCGCCTTCGTCGGTTCGATCGCCTTCGGCAAAACGGCAATGGGCGCCGGAGATGCGAAACTGGCGGCGATGATGGGGGCGTGGTTGGGTTGGAAATCCTTACTGGTCGCTTGTTTCCTCGCCTGCGCGATCGGCGCCTTCGGTGGGGGGGCGGCGATCGCCCTGGGCGCGTTATCCCGTCACAAACCGATGCCCTTCGGTCCGTTTCTCGCCCTCGGTGCGGTGATTGCGGCGATTTGGGGAGAGGCGATCGTCACGACCTATCTGGATTTATTCTTTGCGCCCCTGCGTTAACCCACAGCGAACCACCTCCCCAGGTTAACTTTCCGGGGAACCATAGCGTACAGTAAAAACGAAAGTACGACGGAATCGAAATCGGAACCATGCCAGATTTAGCTATCGAAACTGCTCCGGTGAAAATCCCCAACGGCGACTTGCAAATCGCCGCTTATCTCGCCCAACCCGTGGGAACCGGGCCGTTTCCCTGCGTCATCGTCTTTCAAGAAGTGTTCGGCGTCAACGCCCACATTCGCGAAGTCACCGAACGGATCGCCAAACAGGGCTATATCGCGATCGCTCCGGCAATTTACCAGCGTACCGCCCCGGATTTTGAAGTCGGCTACAGCGACGCCGATCTCGCCCTCGGTCGGAAATACAAAGAGCAAACCACCGCCGACGAACTCCTCAGCGACACCCGGGCGGCGATCGCCTATCTCAAAACCCTCCCCTCCACCCGTACCGAGGCATTCGGCTGTATCGGCTTCTGTTTTGGCGGTCACGTCGCCTACCTCGCCGCCACCCTCCCGGAAATTCAAGCGACCGCCTCCTGTTACGGCGCCGGAATCGTCACCACCTGTCCCGGTGGCGGCGAACCCACCGTGACCCGTACCCCCCAAATTTCCGGGGCGATCGACCTCTTTTTCGGCACCGAAGATCCGCTCATTCCCAACGAGCAAGTCGATCTCCTGGAAACGGAACTCCAAAAGCAGCGAATTCGTCATCGCATCTTCCGTTACGAGGGAGCAACCCACGGTTTTCTCTGCGACGCTCGCCCTAGCTACAATCAGGAAGCCGCCGCCGATGCGTGGACTCGAATTTTCGAGCTCTTTCGAGACCGACTGCAAACTCCCTAACCGATCTCGGTGACGGTTCGTGCAGGGGAAATTGACCGGGATCGAGCGCCGTCAGTACGATCCCAATTCTTCAAGGATCCGCGATCGCGATCGGGAATCCTTGAGTGGGGTTGACCCCGGTCAGCCCCGTTCACAGCGTAATTGATTTAGGAGATGCAATCATGCCTGAAGGCGTTCTCAGCGACGACGTCAATCAAATTGGTCCTCCCCCGGAAACGGATTTTTTTGATGCGGATTTTTATCGACTGGCTAATCCCGATTTACTCGGGCTCACTCCAGAACAGTTAGAAGTTCATTTCCGCGAACGGGCGATCGCCGAAGGACGCTCGTTTATTCCCGTTTACGACGCCCAATTTTATCGCACCAACAACCCGGATTTAGCCGGATTGAGCGATCGCGCCCTCTTCGATCACTTCATTAATATCGGTTTGGGGGAAGGTCGTAAATTTTCCCCGGTTTTCGATATCGACTTCTACCGTCAAAATCTCTTACTCACCGAAAACGGCGCCGATATTATCGAACAGCTCACCCCGGAA from Oxynema aestuarii AP17 harbors:
- a CDS encoding DUF928 domain-containing protein; this translates as MNRQTRSIFLKISCLTLAVQALGLPLLTPRAIAGSDPVDPRASLEAAMRAGITFEPPKQGMPTDTAGGASRDAGCAREDISATGCVTPLMPENNYGLTVSERPTFYLYVPETDAKEVFFSLVDENRNHHYQAKLPLDRQEGIIGITLPENAPALAVDKTYQWTVILIGDRGLRPDSPGVQGTVRRVELDATLARQIEDASLAERAALYGENGIWFEALSSLATLERNGESSAIASTSELENPNNIWQEFLSSVGLQAIAAKPILN
- a CDS encoding prepilin peptidase; its protein translation is MDLLLLTPVFLLAFALGASIGSFINVVVYRLPAELSLLWPPSRCPHCLHRLAPVDNIPVFGWLRLKGRCAYCGTAIAKRYPLVEAATGLLFVGVVVVASANPVQMVGYWVFFSWLLALSLIDFDTMTLPNPLTQSGLILGLAFQGILGTIAGSGGEAIAQRLSFGIFGAVLGMWLLEAIAFVGSIAFGKTAMGAGDAKLAAMMGAWLGWKSLLVACFLACAIGAFGGGAAIALGALSRHKPMPFGPFLALGAVIAAIWGEAIVTTYLDLFFAPLR
- a CDS encoding dienelactone hydrolase family protein, coding for MPDLAIETAPVKIPNGDLQIAAYLAQPVGTGPFPCVIVFQEVFGVNAHIREVTERIAKQGYIAIAPAIYQRTAPDFEVGYSDADLALGRKYKEQTTADELLSDTRAAIAYLKTLPSTRTEAFGCIGFCFGGHVAYLAATLPEIQATASCYGAGIVTTCPGGGEPTVTRTPQISGAIDLFFGTEDPLIPNEQVDLLETELQKQRIRHRIFRYEGATHGFLCDARPSYNQEAAADAWTRIFELFRDRLQTP
- a CDS encoding CHASE2 domain-containing protein, with the translated sequence MWPKLKPRSWQWRGILISAPSVAALVIGVHTAGLFQLLEWMALDSFFRWRPLEAPDPRIVVVTIDEADITYAGQWPIPDAVLAQLLENLNSYRPRAIGMDLYRDLPVPPGHDRLVEVLEAMPNLIGVEKVAGDRVGPPAILAEQGQVGLADLVLDADGKVRRGLLSVKPDDGETKLGLATRVSLMYLEAEGIALELADPEKMHLKLGKALFVPFAENDGSYVRADAGGYQILLNYRGPQTNFTTVSMTDILEKRADPEILRDRLVLIGATGQSLNDLFFTPYTNSLWGVPKRMPGVVIHANLASQILAGALDGRPFLQVWNDPAEWLWTLAWSFVGASGGWGFLQSNCFKNNLFFRGVVLGGGILVGCAIAVGSSYFAFLHSWWIPTVPPVLALSGSAIAIAGYHSRTLQRQSDRRLAKFLEAMPIAVAVLDRDGKPYYANQTAQALLGKGAIGHVTIEQLSEFYNYYRAGTDTLYPWNELPIVRALYGESIAAEDIEIRTDDRVTPISAMGMPIFDEDNQVAYALVTFQDITERRQAEAEREQFTKELFDLNQNLEKALDAELELTDAYGRFVPHQFLYFLGYESITDVKLGEAVQKEMSILFTDIRNFTTLSESMNPEDNFKFINAFLSRMEPAIAENNGFIDKYIGDAIMALFSGSADESVRAAISMLQRLQEYNLTRGRPGRPKIQIGIGINTGSLMLGTVGGSNRMDGTVIGDAVNLAARIESLTKDYGVALLISNQTFVALDNPSEYHVRLIDRVRVKGKSQLVTVYEVFDADAPDIKQGKLETKTIFEQALLLYNLGSYLEAAHLFQNCLNVNHQDNVARIYLKRCHCAESQSSVS
- a CDS encoding RNA-guided endonuclease InsQ/TnpB family protein — encoded protein: MNQTYKETGKGLSSYDIKKQIPSLKQEYEWLKLTYSQCLQQVCTNLGTAFNNFFEKRARYPRFKSKHDKQSIQYPQNVKVLETALKLPKIGEVKAVVHRPIEGKLKTVTVTKNRCDQYFASILFEDGKPNPDSSTEGKAVGVDLG
- a CDS encoding zinc ribbon domain-containing protein — translated: MFLTMLKYKAEQEGKVYVEVDRFFPSSKTCNVCLNQIDSLPLDVRNWTCSSCGTSHDRDLNAAINLARRGTTTLDLRDAGPSLLSRCKTEA